A genomic window from Caldalkalibacillus thermarum includes:
- a CDS encoding MFS transporter, with amino-acid sequence MTKKSFYLLAFIVFLSMTGYGIVLPALPYLAEDMGLSSFQMGSLITGWAFAQFIVVPFWGRIIDLIGRKPILIFGLFGFGIAFSLLLFAHTYSQLLLIRIIGAILSTGMLPASYAMVIDYCGKEKRGPALAKLAAANALGFLCGPVVGGIFSPIGVSVPFMIAGLLSFASIPLAWIFLKEPIEKHSEKNVLSFKSSLRIMFHRGYRELFIITFGLAVAASSVFSMLGYFMIDRFNSTASETGIAFSTQSMAAVVIQMFIMGFIYRKFKEEEIAKIGLVLETFGYSFIAFSFQLWMIFIGCAFIGAGQALARPTLLAILSRQEKMGKGMVMGLQQSMDSFGRSVGPLLAGWLFTFGSSAPFIGSSIICFALFLFFFYLGARQQNNIEYQNSGGKDGYFVK; translated from the coding sequence ATGACAAAAAAATCCTTTTATTTATTAGCTTTTATTGTATTTTTATCGATGACAGGATATGGAATCGTATTACCAGCCCTTCCCTATTTAGCAGAAGACATGGGGCTTAGCTCTTTCCAAATGGGTAGTCTTATTACTGGATGGGCTTTTGCACAATTTATCGTCGTTCCTTTTTGGGGAAGGATCATTGACCTAATAGGTAGAAAGCCCATTTTAATTTTTGGGTTATTTGGGTTTGGCATAGCTTTTTCCTTGTTGCTTTTTGCACACACGTATAGTCAACTGCTCTTGATTCGAATTATTGGCGCTATTCTTTCAACAGGGATGTTACCTGCTTCCTATGCGATGGTAATTGATTATTGTGGGAAGGAGAAGCGGGGACCTGCACTTGCAAAGTTAGCTGCCGCAAACGCTCTTGGATTCCTGTGTGGTCCAGTAGTTGGAGGGATTTTTTCTCCAATAGGGGTTTCGGTACCATTTATGATTGCCGGCTTATTAAGCTTTGCATCAATTCCACTAGCTTGGATTTTTCTTAAAGAACCAATAGAAAAACATTCTGAGAAAAATGTTTTGTCCTTTAAAAGCTCTCTAAGAATCATGTTCCACCGAGGTTATCGGGAGCTATTTATAATTACCTTTGGTTTAGCTGTGGCTGCTTCAAGCGTATTTTCGATGCTAGGTTATTTTATGATTGATCGATTTAATTCCACTGCAAGTGAAACAGGTATTGCTTTTAGTACTCAATCTATGGCAGCTGTCGTTATTCAGATGTTTATAATGGGGTTTATTTACAGGAAATTTAAGGAAGAAGAAATTGCGAAAATAGGGTTAGTACTAGAAACATTTGGGTATTCGTTTATTGCTTTTTCGTTTCAACTTTGGATGATCTTTATTGGCTGCGCTTTTATTGGAGCGGGTCAGGCATTAGCGCGTCCTACTCTGTTAGCTATTTTATCAAGACAAGAAAAGATGGGGAAAGGAATGGTGATGGGGCTGCAACAATCCATGGATAGCTTCGGCCGTAGTGTTGGACCATTGTTGGCTGGATGGCTTTTTACATTTGGTTCATCAGCACCGTTTATCGGTTCGTCAATCATCTGTTTTGCGCTTTTTCTTTTTTTCTTCTACCTCGGTGCACGTCAGCAAAATAATATTGAGTATCAAAATTCAGGAGGGAAAGATGGATATTTTGTTAAATGA
- a CDS encoding NCS2 family permease, whose amino-acid sequence MERYFEFEKHQTTYRQEFVAGLTTFLAMAYILFVNAFILADAGMDPGAVFVATALASAIGCLIMGLWAKYPIALAPGMGLNAFFAYTVVIGMGIPWQAALAGVLVSGVIFFILTITKVRETIINAIPLQLKLAAGAGIGFFIAFIGMKNAGIIEADEVTFVRLGELTAPPTLLAIFGLVITALFMIRGFKGGIFYGLILTALAGMVAGIVSVPSAIVSSVPSIAPTFGEAITYPLSHPEEFFTAQMLVVIFTFLFVDFFDTAGTLMAVANQAGFLKNNKLPRANRALASDSIATIAGAVLGTSTTTSYLESSAGVAAGGRTGFTSMVVAGLFLVSLFFSPLLEIFLEHPGLTSPALIIVGVLMASALASIEWNKLEFAIPAFITIIAMSLTFSIATGIALGFILYPLTKIFKGEYRDVHPMMYVLFFVFLAYFIWLAE is encoded by the coding sequence ATGGAGCGTTATTTTGAATTTGAAAAGCACCAAACGACTTACCGGCAAGAGTTTGTGGCAGGTTTGACCACTTTTTTGGCTATGGCTTACATTTTGTTCGTTAATGCTTTTATTTTGGCTGATGCCGGGATGGACCCAGGGGCTGTCTTTGTAGCAACGGCACTTGCCTCAGCGATTGGCTGTTTAATTATGGGGTTGTGGGCTAAATATCCGATTGCCTTGGCGCCAGGCATGGGGCTGAATGCTTTCTTTGCTTATACCGTCGTGATAGGCATGGGAATTCCCTGGCAAGCAGCGCTAGCAGGTGTACTGGTATCGGGTGTCATTTTCTTTATTTTGACGATTACCAAAGTGCGCGAAACGATCATTAATGCGATTCCTCTGCAGCTCAAATTGGCCGCTGGTGCAGGGATTGGTTTCTTTATTGCCTTCATTGGTATGAAAAATGCTGGTATTATCGAGGCCGATGAAGTCACTTTTGTGCGTTTGGGTGAATTAACTGCGCCTCCGACATTGCTGGCTATTTTCGGGCTTGTCATTACCGCCTTGTTTATGATCCGTGGTTTTAAAGGCGGCATCTTCTATGGGCTGATCTTAACCGCATTGGCCGGTATGGTGGCAGGTATTGTTTCTGTTCCATCCGCCATTGTGTCCAGTGTACCCAGCATTGCGCCAACATTTGGGGAGGCCATCACTTATCCTTTAAGTCATCCGGAAGAGTTCTTTACGGCCCAAATGCTGGTTGTTATTTTTACCTTCTTGTTCGTTGACTTTTTTGATACGGCAGGAACATTGATGGCGGTAGCCAACCAGGCTGGGTTTTTGAAAAACAACAAGCTCCCCCGGGCGAACCGGGCGCTGGCTTCAGACTCTATTGCGACAATTGCCGGAGCTGTGCTGGGGACTTCGACCACAACCTCTTATCTTGAATCTTCGGCTGGGGTCGCTGCGGGCGGGCGCACCGGTTTTACCTCTATGGTCGTGGCGGGCTTGTTCTTGGTTTCTCTCTTCTTCTCCCCGTTATTAGAAATCTTTTTGGAGCATCCAGGATTGACGTCTCCGGCGCTCATTATTGTCGGGGTGTTGATGGCGAGTGCGCTGGCATCTATTGAATGGAACAAGCTTGAGTTTGCCATTCCGGCCTTCATTACGATTATTGCCATGTCTTTAACCTTTAGCATTGCGACCGGGATCGCCTTAGGATTTATCTTGTATCCGTTGACCAAAATCTTTAAAGGGGAATATAGGGACGTTCATCCTATGATGTATGTGTTGTTCTTTGTCTTCTTAGCTTACTTTATCTGGTTAGCAGAATAG
- a CDS encoding D-2-hydroxyacid dehydrogenase, whose amino-acid sequence MSNLSVKTKKISPNVYIRIDIPQEYIDKLKEICSMVIVEPWKYGQPEPVPSSDLSECNVILTLGLHDPLHILKNAPNVQWVQSISVGTDAMINDDVINSDVIITNTKGCTSVPIAEHTIAMITSFARGVPTMIRNQKERKWERIPVIDLENATVGIIGYGEIGFEIAKRCRSLGMQVIGCRRNLGKKNREFEPANIVVGMDQVDDVISHSDFLVLALPSTRETVHFFNRERLRKMKQGSYLINVGRGNTVVEEDLIECLINNRIAGAALDVFEVEPLPKEHPFWQLENVIVSPHNAYYSPKTMDRYMDLFMRNLKLFSEGKPLINIVDKQLGY is encoded by the coding sequence ATGTCTAATTTATCTGTCAAAACTAAGAAAATATCGCCAAATGTTTATATCAGGATTGACATTCCTCAAGAATATATCGATAAATTGAAAGAGATTTGTTCAATGGTAATTGTTGAACCATGGAAATACGGTCAACCAGAACCTGTTCCGAGTTCTGATTTATCTGAATGCAATGTAATTCTTACTTTAGGATTACATGATCCTCTTCATATTTTAAAAAATGCTCCAAATGTGCAATGGGTTCAGTCTATAAGTGTAGGGACGGATGCAATGATAAATGATGATGTTATTAACAGTGATGTGATTATTACGAATACTAAAGGTTGCACTTCTGTACCAATTGCCGAGCATACTATTGCTATGATCACCTCTTTCGCACGAGGAGTTCCTACAATGATTCGGAATCAAAAAGAACGAAAATGGGAAAGAATTCCTGTAATAGATTTGGAAAATGCTACTGTTGGGATTATTGGTTATGGAGAAATTGGTTTTGAAATTGCAAAAAGATGTCGATCACTAGGGATGCAAGTAATTGGTTGCCGGCGTAACCTAGGAAAAAAGAATCGCGAGTTTGAGCCAGCGAACATAGTAGTTGGGATGGACCAAGTTGACGACGTGATTTCCCATTCAGATTTTTTAGTGCTGGCTCTTCCTTCAACAAGGGAAACTGTTCATTTCTTCAATAGGGAACGATTAAGAAAAATGAAACAAGGAAGCTATTTGATTAATGTTGGCCGCGGAAATACGGTAGTGGAAGAAGATTTAATAGAATGCTTGATTAATAATAGGATTGCTGGAGCAGCTTTAGATGTTTTTGAGGTAGAACCGCTTCCGAAAGAACATCCTTTTTGGCAATTGGAAAATGTGATTGTTTCGCCTCATAATGCATACTATTCGCCGAAAACAATGGATCGATATATGGACTTGTTTATGCGGAACCTTAAGCTTTTTTCAGAAGGTAAGCCATTGATCAATATCGTAGATAAACAGTTGGGGTATTAA
- a CDS encoding transglutaminase TgpA family protein, whose amino-acid sequence MLLLPKHQARPLYPFPAMAMIILLTLLFWEWLRPLPLLTATHAVYPFVLFFAAVLGLKVLSVKWYISLPLLSFMVLFFIHQLYFTVPLFSVSWLAYLVQDVLGAVLFILQREWVSVSFLSRTLFFFVLIWLIALSLYQSVLLRQRALYFVVMTITYLAVLDTFTPFEAQAAVIRAVISGFLLLSLVQWWRIARQTEAQQRLESVARPLSWLAMSLIIILVAAGVAYTAPKAEPAWPDPVAFIQGYGEGSGMKEKGVQRVGYGGSDKVLGGPFIQDDTVVFHALTDTLHYWRGESRDYYNGRGWENTDSMEIFFPFEEVGQIKTEMGFSLTESGTETEIIRAELYYEGERSQLFYPGDPLELRVFADTDVVLGWDIFSGRWYSYARSGRHQPAPLAGYELVSEYPSYSVKALKETNKEQVPPEIMNRYTQLPDSLPDRVRELAQEAAAGAATMYDQVRAIESYFRRNGYEYETEDVPVPGPDEDYVDQFLFETKRGYCDNFSSAMVVMLRTLDIPARWVKGFTSGEVVERTDGKLTTVVRNKNAHSWVEVYFPGTGWVPFEPTRTFQNPYQFVQDDVELSQEQEMAAVEEDFLEQQLAERLEHEDSEPAAALTDEQGSAAGFKTAGWMAAAGLVCVLLLSLTVLLFWRKVILSWVIWRYRQGMDREWLLNTYALLIRYLGRFIKPKHPSQTLREYILSLETHLDPDNINPLIRSFEETRYGNRQPSVSRMRQVYQIWQAVMKQLKS is encoded by the coding sequence ATGCTTCTTTTGCCCAAACACCAAGCTAGACCACTGTATCCCTTTCCAGCTATGGCCATGATCATTTTGCTCACCTTGCTGTTTTGGGAGTGGTTGCGGCCGCTTCCCCTGTTAACAGCTACACATGCTGTTTATCCCTTTGTGCTTTTCTTTGCCGCTGTCTTGGGGTTAAAAGTCCTAAGTGTGAAATGGTATATCTCCCTTCCGCTGCTCAGTTTCATGGTACTTTTCTTTATTCATCAGTTATACTTTACCGTTCCGTTGTTCAGTGTGAGTTGGTTAGCCTATCTCGTCCAGGATGTGCTTGGAGCTGTCCTGTTTATTTTGCAGCGAGAATGGGTCAGTGTGTCCTTTTTAAGCCGGACTTTGTTCTTTTTTGTGCTTATTTGGCTGATTGCCTTGTCCTTATATCAAAGTGTGTTGCTTAGGCAAAGGGCGTTGTACTTTGTGGTTATGACCATCACTTATCTGGCTGTTTTGGATACTTTTACCCCCTTTGAGGCCCAAGCAGCGGTTATTCGTGCAGTAATAAGCGGATTTTTGCTCCTGTCCTTAGTGCAATGGTGGCGCATTGCCCGGCAAACAGAAGCTCAACAACGGCTGGAATCAGTCGCCCGGCCCTTGAGCTGGCTGGCGATGAGTTTGATTATTATCTTGGTGGCGGCAGGTGTGGCTTATACAGCCCCAAAAGCGGAGCCTGCCTGGCCAGATCCGGTAGCTTTTATTCAGGGCTACGGGGAAGGTTCCGGGATGAAGGAGAAGGGCGTGCAGCGCGTTGGCTATGGGGGTTCGGATAAGGTGCTGGGCGGCCCGTTCATCCAGGATGATACAGTGGTGTTCCATGCCTTGACAGATACCCTTCATTATTGGCGGGGAGAATCGCGGGATTATTACAACGGCCGGGGCTGGGAAAATACTGACAGCATGGAAATTTTCTTTCCCTTTGAAGAAGTAGGCCAAATCAAAACAGAAATGGGATTTTCCTTAACAGAAAGCGGAACTGAAACAGAGATCATCCGGGCAGAGTTGTATTATGAAGGGGAGCGGTCCCAGCTGTTCTACCCAGGGGACCCCCTTGAGTTGCGCGTTTTTGCCGATACCGATGTTGTTCTCGGCTGGGACATATTTTCTGGCAGATGGTATAGTTATGCCCGGAGCGGCCGTCATCAGCCTGCCCCGCTTGCAGGGTATGAGCTCGTCAGCGAGTACCCGTCCTATTCAGTTAAGGCTTTAAAGGAAACCAACAAAGAACAAGTGCCTCCAGAGATCATGAACCGTTACACCCAACTGCCAGATTCACTGCCGGACAGAGTGCGGGAACTGGCCCAGGAAGCGGCGGCAGGGGCAGCGACCATGTATGACCAGGTGCGGGCCATTGAGTCCTACTTTCGCCGGAACGGCTATGAATATGAAACAGAGGATGTCCCTGTACCTGGTCCTGATGAGGATTATGTAGACCAGTTTTTGTTTGAAACAAAACGGGGTTACTGTGACAACTTTTCCTCAGCGATGGTTGTGATGTTGCGCACCTTGGATATTCCGGCCCGCTGGGTAAAAGGGTTTACTTCCGGCGAAGTAGTGGAACGCACAGACGGCAAGTTGACTACAGTGGTACGCAATAAAAATGCCCATTCCTGGGTTGAAGTGTACTTCCCGGGTACCGGCTGGGTTCCCTTTGAGCCGACCCGCACGTTTCAGAATCCTTATCAATTTGTGCAAGATGATGTGGAGCTGAGCCAAGAGCAGGAGATGGCTGCTGTAGAGGAAGACTTTTTGGAGCAACAGCTGGCTGAACGCTTGGAGCATGAGGACAGTGAGCCGGCAGCGGCGTTAACCGATGAACAAGGTTCAGCAGCCGGGTTTAAGACGGCAGGTTGGATGGCGGCAGCGGGATTGGTATGTGTGTTGCTGCTCAGCTTGACGGTCCTCTTGTTTTGGCGCAAAGTGATCTTATCCTGGGTGATCTGGCGTTACCGGCAAGGCATGGACCGTGAGTGGCTGCTGAACACCTACGCCCTGTTGATTCGTTATCTGGGACGGTTTATTAAACCTAAGCACCCTTCCCAAACCTTGCGCGAATACATCCTGTCCCTGGAAACCCATTTGGATCCGGACAACATCAATCCTTTAATCCGCTCCTTTGAAGAAACCCGGTACGGCAACCGCCAACCCTCTGTCTCAAGAATGAGACAGGTTTATCAGATCTGGCAGGCCGTGATGAAGCAGTTAAAATCATGA
- the dat gene encoding D-amino-acid transaminase: MDILLNDSIISREDLTIDPEDRGYQFGDGIYEVVRIYERQLFEWEAHAKRLEYSAKELMISLPVRIEELYQNLLKLIKKSSVSVGYVYIQVTRGTAPRAHGFPENCKPNLIAYAREMARPLMKMKNGVRAVTADDIRWLRVDIKSLNLLGNVLAKQKAIEAKAEEAILIRNGIVTEGSSSNVFAIREGKCFTHPANHYILNGITRQLVLRLLNEIGVAVEESPITKEELFEMDEIFITSTIHEICPVIEIDGVKIGNGAPGVLTGKLQSLFDKLIFPASSIHYSS; the protein is encoded by the coding sequence ATGGATATTTTGTTAAATGATTCCATTATTTCACGAGAAGATCTTACTATTGATCCAGAAGATCGAGGCTATCAATTTGGGGATGGCATATATGAAGTGGTGCGCATTTACGAGCGTCAGCTATTTGAATGGGAGGCACATGCCAAGAGGCTGGAATATAGTGCAAAAGAGCTCATGATTAGCTTGCCGGTAAGAATCGAGGAGTTATACCAAAACCTTTTAAAGCTCATCAAAAAAAGTAGTGTTTCAGTAGGCTATGTATATATACAGGTAACTCGCGGAACAGCTCCAAGAGCGCACGGATTCCCGGAAAATTGTAAGCCGAATTTAATCGCATATGCACGCGAAATGGCACGCCCGCTTATGAAAATGAAGAATGGAGTTCGGGCTGTTACGGCAGATGACATTCGATGGTTAAGAGTGGATATTAAAAGTTTAAATCTTTTAGGAAATGTATTGGCTAAGCAAAAAGCGATTGAGGCGAAGGCAGAGGAAGCAATTCTTATCCGTAATGGCATTGTAACGGAAGGGAGCAGTTCGAATGTATTTGCGATCCGCGAGGGGAAATGTTTTACACACCCAGCGAACCATTACATTCTAAATGGCATTACTCGACAGTTAGTTCTTCGGTTATTGAATGAAATAGGTGTAGCAGTCGAAGAAAGTCCTATTACCAAAGAAGAATTATTCGAAATGGATGAGATATTTATTACAAGTACTATACATGAGATTTGTCCAGTTATAGAGATTGATGGAGTGAAAATAGGGAATGGAGCCCCGGGAGTACTAACGGGGAAACTTCAATCGTTATTTGATAAACTTATTTTCCCTGCCTCTTCCATTCATTATTCATCATGA
- a CDS encoding aminotransferase-like domain-containing protein has protein sequence MQIAQEFTFSKRFPHLPLVGAAFSGKQSNVIPLSFGFPAPELLPVKQLSSASVTALQTQGKEALQYTGGIGQQKVIQWIKQRALLRSIEVEDSNIMITTGSMQGIDLVTRTLTDPGDHVWIESPSFFGAIRLFLLAEVQLTSFPIDEYGLRVDLVEQALIDARKNNKPIPKFLYVMPNYHNPSGVSLSVERRKKLAELAYEYNFFVVEDDAYVELSFSGKYLPAIYSFGPERVIYLSTFSKIVAPGIRMGWTITDKRILEKMKMLKSDGATSVFVQEITSQFLSNMDFDRHLNQLIHCYRSRRDAMIQSINDYFGDNVSFIIPDGGFFIWLTFPNDVDTTGFLQQSIDRGVSYIDGRHFYFGNVETNHLRLCFTYCNEEQIRKGISWIADSYFEYKKKFDVLGGGV, from the coding sequence ATGCAAATAGCTCAAGAGTTTACATTTTCTAAACGTTTTCCTCATTTGCCTTTAGTCGGGGCAGCTTTTTCGGGCAAACAATCAAATGTAATCCCACTTTCATTCGGATTTCCTGCTCCGGAGCTGCTTCCTGTTAAACAATTGTCCAGCGCTTCAGTGACTGCACTACAAACACAAGGAAAGGAAGCTTTACAATACACGGGAGGAATTGGTCAGCAAAAGGTGATTCAATGGATTAAACAACGCGCTTTATTACGTTCCATTGAAGTAGAAGATAGCAATATTATGATTACTACAGGATCAATGCAGGGAATTGACTTAGTCACTAGGACGCTGACAGATCCAGGAGATCACGTTTGGATAGAATCACCTTCTTTTTTCGGGGCAATACGTTTATTCCTTTTAGCAGAAGTGCAATTAACCTCTTTTCCGATTGATGAATATGGATTAAGGGTTGATTTAGTCGAGCAAGCGCTTATTGATGCTAGAAAGAATAATAAACCCATACCGAAATTTTTATATGTTATGCCGAATTATCATAATCCTAGTGGAGTTAGTCTTTCGGTGGAAAGAAGAAAAAAACTTGCTGAACTTGCCTATGAATATAACTTTTTCGTGGTGGAAGATGATGCTTATGTCGAATTAAGCTTTTCAGGGAAATATCTCCCAGCCATTTATTCTTTTGGCCCGGAACGAGTTATCTATCTAAGTACATTTTCTAAAATTGTTGCACCTGGAATACGAATGGGATGGACAATTACTGATAAGCGAATACTAGAAAAAATGAAAATGTTAAAATCTGATGGTGCCACAAGTGTATTTGTACAGGAAATTACTTCTCAATTTTTAAGTAATATGGATTTTGATAGACATCTTAACCAATTAATCCATTGCTATCGTTCTAGGAGAGATGCAATGATCCAATCTATCAATGATTATTTTGGTGATAATGTTTCTTTTATCATCCCAGATGGCGGATTTTTCATTTGGTTAACATTTCCTAACGATGTAGATACGACCGGTTTTTTACAACAATCGATTGACAGAGGTGTCAGTTATATTGATGGAAGACATTTCTATTTTGGAAATGTAGAGACAAACCATCTCCGCCTTTGCTTCACATATTGTAATGAGGAGCAGATTCGGAAAGGAATTAGTTGGATAGCAGATTCCTACTTTGAGTACAAAAAGAAATTCGATGTATTAGGAGGAGGAGTGTAA
- the guaA gene encoding glutamine-hydrolyzing GMP synthase, producing the protein MERPAEMIVVLDFGGQYNQLIARRIRELGVYSELLPYHVPADKIRELNPKGIIFSGGPNSVYDEGAPRCDQRIFELGLPILGICYGMQLLSHHFGGQVEKAQHREYGKAKLRLNTTSRLFKGLQEEQVVWMSHGDLVKEPPSGFLVTAESPSCPVAAMEDADRGLYAVQFHPEVKHTLNGMDMLKRFVYDVCGCQGEWTMGAFIDQAVAAIREQVGDKKVLCALSGGVDSSVVATLVHRAIGDQLICIFVDHGLLRKGEAESVMQTFSDKFQMNVIKVDARQRFLQKLKGVSDPEQKRKIIGNEFIYVFEEEAGKLEGIEFLAQGTLYTDIIESGTETAQTIKSHHNVGGLPEEMKMDLIEPLNTLFKDEVRKLGEELGLPEEIVWRQPFPGPGLAIRVLGEVTEEKLEIVRESDYILREEIKKAGLEREIWQYFTTLPNIRSVGVMGDARTYDYTVGIRAVTSVDGMTADWARIPYEVLETISNRICNEVPGVNRVVYDITSKPPATIEWE; encoded by the coding sequence ATGGAAAGACCAGCTGAAATGATAGTAGTACTTGATTTTGGGGGGCAGTATAACCAGCTGATTGCCAGGCGCATCCGTGAGCTGGGGGTGTATAGTGAACTGCTGCCTTACCATGTGCCGGCAGATAAAATACGGGAACTCAACCCCAAAGGGATCATTTTTTCAGGCGGTCCTAACAGTGTGTATGACGAAGGGGCTCCCCGTTGTGACCAGCGCATTTTTGAACTGGGCCTCCCCATTTTGGGGATTTGTTATGGCATGCAACTTTTGTCTCACCATTTTGGAGGACAGGTTGAAAAAGCGCAGCATCGGGAATATGGGAAGGCGAAACTCCGTTTAAATACCACTTCCCGTTTGTTTAAGGGACTTCAAGAGGAGCAGGTTGTGTGGATGAGTCACGGGGACCTGGTGAAAGAACCTCCTTCCGGGTTTCTCGTTACGGCGGAAAGCCCGTCTTGTCCGGTGGCGGCGATGGAAGATGCGGATCGCGGGTTGTATGCTGTTCAGTTTCATCCCGAGGTTAAACATACCTTAAATGGTATGGACATGTTAAAACGGTTCGTTTATGACGTGTGTGGTTGTCAAGGTGAATGGACGATGGGTGCGTTTATTGATCAAGCCGTGGCAGCCATCCGGGAACAAGTGGGAGATAAAAAGGTGCTGTGTGCTTTGAGCGGAGGGGTGGACTCCTCGGTTGTGGCTACCCTGGTTCACCGCGCCATCGGTGACCAACTCATTTGCATATTTGTGGACCACGGCTTGTTGCGCAAAGGTGAAGCGGAAAGTGTCATGCAAACCTTCTCCGACAAGTTTCAGATGAATGTGATCAAAGTGGACGCCCGCCAGCGCTTCTTGCAAAAGCTAAAAGGGGTTTCTGATCCGGAACAGAAGCGTAAAATTATTGGCAATGAGTTTATCTATGTGTTTGAAGAGGAAGCAGGCAAGTTAGAAGGCATTGAGTTTCTGGCCCAAGGAACGCTGTATACGGATATTATAGAAAGCGGAACGGAAACAGCCCAAACGATTAAATCCCACCATAACGTGGGCGGGCTGCCGGAAGAGATGAAGATGGACCTTATTGAGCCCCTTAATACGCTGTTTAAGGATGAAGTGCGCAAATTAGGGGAAGAACTGGGGCTCCCAGAAGAAATTGTGTGGCGTCAGCCTTTTCCTGGTCCCGGCCTGGCTATCCGGGTGCTGGGCGAAGTGACTGAAGAGAAATTGGAGATTGTGCGGGAATCAGACTATATCTTACGGGAGGAAATTAAAAAGGCCGGCCTGGAGCGGGAGATTTGGCAATACTTTACCACCTTGCCCAACATACGCTCTGTCGGCGTGATGGGGGATGCCCGCACTTACGATTATACAGTGGGAATCAGGGCTGTAACCTCTGTGGACGGTATGACAGCTGACTGGGCGCGCATTCCTTATGAAGTATTAGAAACGATCTCCAACCGCATTTGCAATGAAGTGCCCGGCGTCAACCGCGTGGTGTATGATATCACCTCCAAGCCACCGGCCACGATTGAGTGGGAGTAA
- a CDS encoding IS256 family transposase: protein MSKSIPNVDWANQLESVIRQFVKEKLELIMREEIKHFLEIEQADTSNMRNGYYQRNLDTQYGRIEGLLVPRDRNGEFQTQLFAPYQRHTGWLEEAMIRMYQSGMSTREIGKFIERILGSTYSPATISRITDVVKEDIEKWHARPLHQRYSVLYLDGLYVKLRRDTVEKEVIYVVLGVNEEGYREILDFFVGGQESAYGWREILQQLYKRGVKEVLLGVFDGLPGLEEAFKAVYPKADVQRCVVHKVRNTLSRVRKKDQFEVAEDLKLIYRAPNKEMALQMFQQFESKWSSKYPREVQSWANELDVLLTFMDYPSSIRSVIYTTNAIERTIKEIRKRLKPMNSLSSLEKVVYLTIQDFNEKWAGRKLRGFAEAHEALERMFEERYH from the coding sequence ATGTCTAAAAGTATACCGAATGTAGACTGGGCAAATCAACTGGAAAGTGTCATTCGTCAGTTTGTGAAGGAAAAATTAGAGCTGATTATGCGGGAAGAAATCAAACATTTCCTCGAAATCGAACAGGCGGACACATCCAATATGAGAAACGGCTACTATCAACGAAATCTAGATACGCAATATGGCCGGATTGAGGGTCTTTTGGTTCCAAGAGACCGAAACGGGGAATTTCAAACACAGTTGTTTGCCCCTTACCAACGGCACACCGGCTGGCTGGAGGAAGCAATGATTAGGATGTATCAAAGTGGCATGAGTACACGGGAAATTGGCAAGTTTATCGAACGAATTCTAGGAAGCACCTATTCTCCTGCGACGATCAGCCGGATTACCGATGTCGTGAAGGAAGACATCGAGAAATGGCACGCTCGTCCACTACACCAGCGTTATTCGGTCTTATATTTGGACGGCTTGTACGTGAAACTTCGCCGGGATACGGTAGAGAAAGAAGTTATTTATGTGGTATTAGGAGTGAATGAAGAAGGATATCGCGAAATTCTGGATTTCTTCGTGGGAGGACAAGAAAGCGCCTATGGATGGCGGGAGATTCTCCAACAGCTCTACAAAAGAGGCGTCAAGGAAGTGCTTCTGGGCGTATTCGATGGACTACCGGGGCTGGAGGAAGCCTTTAAGGCGGTGTATCCGAAAGCTGATGTGCAGCGCTGTGTCGTGCACAAAGTCCGCAACACCCTCAGCCGTGTTCGGAAAAAAGACCAATTCGAAGTGGCCGAGGATCTCAAGCTGATTTATCGCGCGCCGAATAAGGAGATGGCGTTACAAATGTTTCAACAGTTTGAGTCGAAATGGTCCAGCAAGTATCCGAGAGAAGTTCAATCTTGGGCAAATGAGTTGGATGTCCTTCTCACCTTTATGGACTATCCAAGCAGTATTCGAAGTGTGATTTATACGACCAATGCCATCGAACGAACGATCAAGGAGATTCGGAAACGCCTAAAACCGATGAACAGTTTGAGCAGTTTAGAAAAAGTCGTATATTTGACGATACAGGACTTTAACGAGAAATGGGCAGGGCGAAAGTTGCGAGGATTTGCCGAAGCGCATGAAGCCCTCGAGCGAATGTTTGAAGAACGTTATCATTAA